A section of the Ovis canadensis isolate MfBH-ARS-UI-01 breed Bighorn chromosome 1, ARS-UI_OviCan_v2, whole genome shotgun sequence genome encodes:
- the CEP97 gene encoding centrosomal protein of 97 kDa: protein MAAARAAAALPPGEGSVVNWSGQGLQKLSPNLPCETDIHTLILDKNQIIKLENLEKCKQLVQLSVANNRLVRMMGVAKLTQLRVLNLPHNSIGSVEGLKELVHLEWLNLAGNNLKAMEQINTCTSLQHLDLSDNNIPQIGDLSKLVSLKTLLLHGNIITSLRMAPAYLPRCLAILSLAENEIRDLNEVSFLASLTELEQLSIMNNPCVMATPSIPGFDYRPYIVSWCLSLRVLDGYVISQKESLKAEWLYSQGKGRAYRPGQHIQLVQYLATVCPLTSTLGLQTAEDAKLEKILSKQRFHQRQLMNQSHNEESSPVESRASFVPEHSSPIQDGQIVPESEPVIQVNSWVGISSHDDQSHAVKNNFPTSVHTARYSRNDLHLEDIQTDEDKLNCSLLSSESTFMPVASGLSPVSPTVELRLQGINLSLEDDAAADESVKGPENQSLSNKEEEKALGAANENSVQMTKSAVGTEVNEKDGLLACPEPTVTSAGLKDHTHSLTSFPESVGHNVFHMQPDSEEARSQIASEKLPCRLLTQKSVPLGQDKVALQKLNEAATKLQACWRGFYARNYNPQARDVRYEIRLRRMQEHIVCLTGEIRRLRKERDEERIQKFVQEEAVRFLWNQVRSLQAWQQTVDQHLSSCHIDVPPISSTLVPSKPPLFTQSQEPSSDQNSDWFIAPDEAPQEKSLPEFPDSGFHSSLTEQVHCVQDSLDFEKSSTEGSESSIMGNSIDTVKYGKESDVGDVSEEHGEWSKEGSNSEQDNSLLEQYLTSVQQLDDTDERRHFDEGTGDSKLHLPRSPEKLDVLSDSASVDVAQGVSPALSYEVSQTPENCELNAEVQGQQSECDSTFQVLHVGIIV, encoded by the exons ATGGCGGCGGCGCGTGCCGCCGCGGCTTTGCCTCCTGGAGAAG GATCAGTGGTCAATTGGTCAGGGCAAGGGCTACAGAAATTAAGCCCAAACTTACCCTGTGAAACTGATATTCATACTTTGATTCTGGATAAAAATCAGATTATTAAATTGGAAAATCTTGAGAAATGCAAACAATTAGTACAG TTGTCAGTGGCTAATAATAGGCTGGTGCGGATGATGGGTGTAGCCAAACTGACCCAACTCAGGGTGTTAAATTTGCCTCATAATAGCATTGGCTCTGTGGAAGGCCTAAAGGAACTGGTTCATTTGGAATGGCTGAATTTGGCAGGAAATAATCTCAag GCCATGGAACAAATTAACACCTGCACCTCTCTACAACATCTTGATTTATCAGACAATAACATACCCCAGATAGGTGATCTATCTAAATTGGTGTCACTGAAG ACCCTGCTTTTACATGGAAATATCATCACCTCTCTTAGAATGGCACCTGCTTATCTACCCAGATGTCTTGCTATACTTTCTTTGGCGGAAAATGAAATCCGGGACTTAAATGAG GTCTCTTTTCTGGCATCCTTAACTGAACTGGAACAGTTGTCAATCATGAATAATCCATGTGTGATGGCAACACCTTCCATCCCAGGGTTTGATTATCGGCCATACATCGTCAGTTGGTGCCTAAGCCTCCGAGTCCTGGATGGATATGTGATTTCTCAGAAGGAAAG TTTAAAAGCTGAATGGCTATATAGTCAAGGCAAGGGGAGAGCGTATCGGCCTGGCCAGCACATCCAGCTTGTCCAGTATCTGGCTACAGTCTGTCCTCTCACTTCTACGCTGGGCCTTCAAACTGCAGAGGATGCCAAGCTAGAGAAGATTCTGAGCAAGCAGAG ATTTCACCAGAGGCAGTTAATGAACCAGAGCCACAATGAAGAGTCGTCTCCTGTTGAATCAAGGGCATCATTTGTGCCAGAGCATTCCAGCCCCATTCAAGATGGCCAGATAGTCCCAGAAAGCG AACCTGTCATCCAagtcaattcttgggttgggataAGCAGTCATGATGACCAATCACATGCTGTTAAGAATAACTTTCCAACCTCTGTACACACTGCAAGATATTCTCGAAATGACCTGCACCTGGAAGACATCCAGACCGATGAGGACAAGTTAAATTGCAGTCTCCTCTCTTCAGAGTCTACTTTTATGCCAGTTGCATCAGGACTCTCTCCAGTATCACCTACAGTGGAGCTGAGGCTGCAAGGCATTAACTTGagcctagaagatgatgctgctGCAGATGAATCTGTGAAAGGGCCAGAAAACCAGAGCTTATCAaacaaggaagaggaaaaggctTTGGGGGCTGCAAATGAGAATTCTGTTCAGATGACAAAAAGTGCAGTTGGTACAGAGGTAAATGAGAAAGATGGACTGTTAGCTTGTCCTGAGCCAACAGTCACCAGTGCTGGCTTGAAGGATCACACCCACAGTCTTACGTCTTTTCCTGAGTCAGTTGGACACAATGTCTTCCATATGCAGCCAGACAGTGAAGAAGCCAGGTCTCAAATAGCTTCAGAGAAGCTTCCCTGCAGGCTGTTAACCCAGAAATCTGTTCCGTTGGGACAAGATAAAGTTGCCCTCCAGAAACTGAATGAAGCAGCCACCAAGCTTCAGGCCTGTTGGCGGGGCTTTTATGCCAGGAACTACAACCCACAAGCTAGAGATGTGCGCTATGAAATCCGTCTTCGCAGGATGCAAGAACACATTGTCTGCCTAACTGGTGAAATAAGGAG attaagaaaagaaagagatgaagaaCGGATTCAAAAATTTGTTCAAGAAGAGGCTGTCAGATTCCTCTGGAACCAG GTAAGGTCTCTACAAGCTTGGCAACAGACTGTGGACCAGCATCTAAGTTCCTGCCATATTGATGTTCCCCCTATATCAAGTACTCTGGTGCCATCTAAACCTCCTTTATTCACCCAAAGTCAGGAGCCATCTTCTGATCAAAATTCTGATTGGTTCATTGCTCCTGATGAAGCTCCTCAAGAGAAATCCTTACCAGAATTTCCAGACTCTGGTTTTCATTCCTCCTTAACTGAACAAGTTCACTGTGTACAGGATTCTTTGGATTTTGAAAAAAGTTCCACAGAAGGTAGTGAAAGTTCCATAATGGGGAATTCCATTGACACTGTCAAgtatggcaaagagtcagacgtaggGGATGTTAGTGAAGAACATGGTGAATGGAGTAAGGAAGGCTCAAACAGTGAGCAGGATAATAGTCTGCTTGAACAGTATCTAACTTCAGTTCAGCAGCTAGATGACACTGATGAGAGGAGACACTTTGATGAAGGGACGGGAGATAGTAAGCTTCACCTACCTCGTTCCCCTGAAAAGTTAGATGTCTTATCTGATAGTGCGTCTGTAGATGTCGCTCAAGGCGTATCTCCCGCTTTGTCATATGAAGTCAGCCAGACACCAGAGAATTGTGAATTAAATGCAGAAGTACAAGGGCAGCAGTCAGAATGTGATTCTACATTTCAGGTATTGCATGTTGGTATTATTGTGTAG